A genomic segment from Asterias amurensis chromosome 6, ASM3211899v1 encodes:
- the LOC139938634 gene encoding uncharacterized protein, whose product MSATLVHSNSLLNLSTNKSMPCICDVASRRTQQMERLITGWGSVLDGSDKTVNDGTKGGGARLPARKPFPSRLYEMTSHDSRPIDYVFRHYTDTASYMEQYRRQHTVMDTGRTMQQAPAAEVFVMLHHAGNPKGTRPANLVKGLPLVRGKRSVVLSKTDARRDYSQDADIRWKTNYHTSLSAGQKTMKAVDRRKLDSKVDRIATAKYKMADASSTDGSFLNIIGELRTEAVRGKLGRASRNSAGTGSSVSQSESNHWYSSYSSYLRHNSAGVAPSGDTRVKPQSFGHQQPIRYLGQDDVTRQSTWDNLWRENFVNFRSSTEEVANKKDSATNVRGRHRPRGRVNHTTALLCTKRDKEDCAKSQNDVSSDQDSDLEQITSSDYLGTRSLFQKTTSVGSHLNGRNVAARPPINFGLQRRAPPLSRDTVVVGSTCRTEIQYNTFK is encoded by the exons ATGTCCGCTACTCTGGTGCATTCAAACTCGCTACTCAACTTATCCACCAACAAGTCAATGCCGTGCATTTGCGATGTTGCGTCGAGGAGAACGCAACAAATGGAGCGTCTGATCACGGGCTGGGGCTCCGTTTTGGACGGCAGTGACAAGACGGTGAATGATGGGACGAAGGGAGGAGGAGCCCGGCTCCCAGCAAGGAAACCTTTCCCGTCAAGACTCTACGAGATGACGTCTCATGACAGCAGACCGATCGACTACGTCTTCCGTCATTACACGGACACGGCTAGCTATATGGAGCAGTATCGACGCCAGCATACTGTGATGGACACGGGGAGAACCATGCAGCAAGCACCCGCTGCTGAGGTCTTCGTCATGTTGCACCACGCGGGAAATCCAAAGGGAACTCGCCCTGCAAACCTCGTCAAAGGGCTCCCGTTGGTCCG AGGCAAAAGATCGGTTGTTCTATCCAAAACTGATGCAAGAAGAGACTATTCACAAGACGCTGACATTAGATGGAAAACAAATTACCATACTTCACTTTCAGCCGGTCAAAAGACGATGAAAGCTGTAGACAGAAGAAAGCTCGATAGCAAAGTGGATCGCATTGCGACAGCTAAATACAAAATGGCGGACGCTAGTAGCACAGACGGGTCGTTTTTAAACATCATAGGCGAATTGCGCACAGAAGCAGTGCGTGGTAAACTTGGTCGGGCCTCACGAAACAGTGCTGGGACCGGGTCTAGTGTTTCTCAATCAGAGAGTAACCACTGGTATTCATCGTACAGTAGCTACTTAAGACACAACTCAGCTGGCGTTGCCCCATCGGGAGATACACGTGTGAAGCCTCAAAGCTTTGGGCATCAGCAACCAATCAGGTATCTTGGTCAGGATGACGTCACCCGACAGAGCACCTGGGACAATCTTTGGCGGGAAAACTTTGTAAACTTCAGGAGCTCCACGGAGGAGGTTGCCAATAAAAAGGACAGCGCCACCAACGTCAGAGGACGGCATAGACCGAGAGGAAGAGTCAACCACACGACGGCTCTTCTATGTACCAAGAGAGACAAAGAAGATTGCGCAAAATCACAGAATGACGTCAGTTCGGATCAGGATTCAGATTTGGAACAAATTACGTCATCGGACTACTTGGGGACCCGTTCACTGTTTCAGAAAACCACCTCTGTCGGCAGTCATTTAAATGGGCGTAACGTGGCAGCCCGCCCACCAATCAATTTCGGACTTCAACGCAGGGCTCCGCCCCTCTCTCGCGACACTGTTGTGGTTGGATCTACATGCAGAACAGAAATACAATACAACACTTTCAAGTGA
- the LOC139939126 gene encoding TNF receptor-associated factor 4-like has translation MPEPTADTDSLGEVIPPRRGSGASQKSSNSSEGSEKNIKMGDTEVVFVDQLHQKYECVFCNQVLRYPVQFEECGHRCCTSCLPSLLRVAPRCPLDQSPVSRDSVYVDTAFGREIGELGVKCPNHTRGCGWNGVLNDNKAHFQQCMYNEVDCPNSCGAHFEKRFLEAHVNDDCTKRMVTCEFCDKKIFYKDEIAHMNACKKFPVPCPNGCKLTDIPREKVKDHVENDCPKAKIPCPFQTMGCDFKGERQKMQKHVQDEPVEHLTYVGESMLKHVTLLEKHKEMLVDHKESLGTCVQKVRDLEMLYGSQLVWKIDRYAERMQEAKTNKKVTIFSPPFLTSRHGYKMTVSACLNGDGKAKGHFMSVFACICKGEFDALLPFPFSHRITFTMIDQCQDPSARRNISYTIKPNPCKENKPFLGRPVGDRNASFGTQKFIPLNTLKTLDYIRDDTMFIKVHVDYDNMILL, from the exons ATGCCGGAACCCACAGCAGACACAGACTCCCTTGGGGAGGTGATCCCCCCACGGAGGGGGTCTGGGGCGTCTCAGAAGTCAAGCAACAGCAGTGAGGGGTCCGAGAAGAACATCAAGATGGGCGATACGGAGGTGGTGTTCGTGGACCAACTACACCAGAAGTATGAATGTGTCTTCTGCAATCAGGTGTTGAGGTACCCGGTGCAGTTTGAGGAATGCGGGCATCGTTGTTGCACCTCTTGCTTGCCAAGCCTTCTCCG AGTTGCTCCACGATGTCCTTTAGACCAATCACCAGTTTCCAGGGACAGT GTGTACGTGGACACTGCCTTTGGGCGGGAGATTGGCGAGCTGGGTGTCAAGTGCCCAAATCACACGAGAGGTTGCGGCTGGAATGGAGTTCTCAATGATAATAAG GCTCACTTCCAGCAATGCATGTACAACGAGGTAGACTGTCCCAACTCGTGCGGGGCCCACTTCGAGAAGCGGTTCCTGGAGGCGCACGTGAACGACGACTGTACCAAGAGGATGGTAACATGCGAGTTCTGCGACAAGAAAATCTTCTATAAAGATGAGATTGCTCACATGAACGCGTGTAAGAAGTTCCCGGTCCCTTGCCCGAACGGATGCAAACTGACTGATATTCCACGGGAGAAG GTCAAAGATCACGTAGAGAACGACTGCCCCAAGGCGAAGATACCATGCCCTTTTCAAACTATGGGATGCGACTTTAAG GGTGAACGTCAAAAGATGCAGAAACACGTGCAAGACGAGCCAGTGGAACATCTGACCTACGTAGGGGAGTCGATGCTGAAGCACGTTACACTACTGGAGAAACACAAGGAGATGCTTGTTGACCATAAG gagTCTTTGGGCACGTGCGTGCAGAAGGTCCGCGATCTTGAGATGCTGTACGGCTCCCAGCTCGTCTGGAAAATCGACCGCTACGCCGAGAGAATGCAAGAGGCAAAGACCAACAAGAAAGTGACCATCTTCAGCCCGCCATTTCTAACCAGTCGTCATGGTTACAAGATGACGGTATCGGCTTGTCTGAATGGCGACGGGAAAg ccaAGGGTCATTTCATGTCCGTCTTCGCCTGCATCTGCAAGGGAGAGTTCGACGCCCTCCTCCCATTCCCCTTCTCACATCGGATCACCTTCACCATGATAGACCAGTGCCAGGACCCTTCGGCACGGCGTAACATCTCCTACACCATCAAGCCCAATCCCTGCAAGGAGAACAAGCCGTTCCTCGGCAGGCCCGTCGGGGACCGCAACGCTAGCTTCGGAACGCAGAAGTTCATCCCGTTGAACACGCTCAAGACGCTGGACTACATAAGGGATGATACAATGTTCATTAAGGTCCACGTGGATTATGATAACATGATACTTTTGTAG